DNA from Sorangium aterium:
CGCACTCGGCGCCGGCGGGCGAGCCGAGCGCCCGGACGCTGATGCCGAGCAGGTGCGGCTCTCCAGCGATCATGAGGCACGCAGGCCCGCCCGAATCACCAGGGCAGCTGTCCGGCGACCCGGGCGCGCCGGCCGAGAACTCGGTCGCGTTCCGCTGCTGGAAGGGCGTCTCGCCGACGTACAGCGCGCCGGAGGGCTCGCCAGGCTCGCCCCGGGCGCCGTAGCCAGCGATCACGACCTGTACGCCTTCGTCCAGCAGGTCGTCCAGCGCCTCGGGCGGGACCAGCGGAACCGGGGGCATCGTCTGCACGGGGGTCTCCAGCAGCAAGAGCGCGATGTCCTCCGCCCGGGCGAGCTCCCTCGCGCCGATCGTGCCAGGCGCCGGGAAGCCCTGGTGCCGGACGACCTTGCGGATACGGAAGGTCTGCTCGGGCGGCGCGTCCGTCACGTCGAGCGCGCCCGCCGCCACCCGCAGGTTCGCTGGCCCGAGCTCGGCAAGGAGCTCCCCGGTGACCTCGTCCTGGAGCACGACGCAGTGGGCCGCGGTGACGACGCAGCTCGGTGAGATGAGGACGCCCGAGCACTCCTGGACACCCTCGCTGTCCAGCACGGCGACCGCGCCGAAGAGGGCGTCTGGGGTCGCCGGTCTCCCGTCCTTGATAGCGAAAGACTGCTCCTCCACGGGGTCGCCGGGCAGGATGTCCGAGCACCCCCCGAGGCCGCCGAGGGCCGCGCAGGCGAGAGCGACGAGGCGTGAGATCATGTCACGAAGGCTTCGGGCTCACGGCGAGCCGGGCTCGGGTGTCCGGCTCGCCGCGCCCTCGGGATCGGTTACTGGCACTCCTGGATGCTGGAGCAGGACGCCTTCGACAGGCGGATGCCGTCCACGACCGGCACCCCGGCGAAGAACGCGGAACACTTCGCGGCCGCCCAGACCCCGATCGTGTTGAACTGGTAGCAACTCCAGTTGTCCGAGAAGGAGACGCTGGCGCGGCAGCAGTACGTCGACGCCCTCTGGGACGAGTCGCCGGACTCGACGACCTTCTCCGCGACCGAGAGCCAGCTCGCGCGCAGCTCCGTGAGCCTTGCGTCGAGGGTTCCGTCCGCGTGCTGCCGCTCCATCTCGAACAGGACGGGATCGTAGGACTGGAAGAAGAGCTCGATCGCGTCCGACCCGACCGCGAGCAGGTCTCCGGAAGAGGCACCCTCCTGGAGGAGCTCGATCAAGTTCTGGATCGGGCTCTGCTGCCGCATGGCCTGCGCCTTGGACCAGGCCTCGGCCCATTCGGTCGAGAGCGTCCCGGAGGCTTGCCGCGCCTCCAGCTCGGCGCCGATGTTCTCCACCGTCCGCAGCAAGAGGTCCGGCGTGACGGCCGAAGTCGCCTCGGCCTGCGGCGCGGGCGCGTCGATCTCCGTCTCCGTGGCGTCGCCCGAGCCGCAAGCTGCGGAGAGCGTCGCGATCAGCATGGACAGGGCAAGAGCAAGCTTCTTTTTCATTCGGATCTCCTCGAAGGGTTCGTGATTGCAGCGCCGCCCGGCGCCATCGCCGCGGTGCGCTCGGCGCGCCGGGGCGCACGCGCGATTCCACACGGCTCCGCCGAGCGCTCAGCAGGCAACAGGCGCCGCTCGCCGCCGGACTGCTGCGGTGAACGGACCTATCCAGGCATCCTGCTCGCGGCGAGCGTTTCCGGCCGAGACGGTGCTACGACAAGCTGTAGCACGCGCTCGCGAGGGCTCGAGTTCCACTTCGCGACAGGCGATGTACAGAATGCGCCATCGTGTTGCGATATCGCAAAATTGCACCCACGCTGCTTCGGGCTCGCGTTCTCTTTCTGGAGCGCTCGGCGGCTCGCTGGTCTCCTCCTGGGTCAGCGGCAGAACAGAAACCGGCAGTTCCCGGACGCGCGCTCGCTGTCGCGCGTGCACGCCGCTCCTCGACTACGCTTGTTGACGCGCTTGCCCTCGTGGGTGCCCCATCCGCAGAGCTGCGCCGCCGACCCCAGGCGTCTTGAGTGCGCAGCGGAGGCCGCTGCCGCAACCGCCATCTGCGTCGTCGTTGCAGGCGCAGCACCCCGGGATCGCGTCGCTGGCGACGGTTTACATTTCGCGACACGCCCACATAATCAGCGATCGTGCCGGCTCAAGGTTCGGGATCCACGGAGCTCTTGCGGGCTCTGGTGACAGCGGCAGCACGAGACGGGCTCGAGGCCGAGGAGGTTCGGCGTGCGATGGCCCTCCCTGGCGGTCTTCTGGAGAAGCGGGGCGCTCGCGTGTCCATCGCCATGGTCCGCCGCGTGTGGAGCGCGCTCACCGACCACCGGGCGGCTGGTCCTCTCCTGAGCCTCCGCGCTGCCCGGCAGCTCCCCCTGGGGAGCCTCGACATCCTGGATTACCTCACGGTGGCGAGCACGACCGGCGCGGAGGCGTTCGCGCACCTGACGCGGTATCTGCCGCTGCTCGCCGATGCCGGTCGCGTCTGGACCGAATCCGACGGGAAGAGCTTCCGATTCCGTCACGACGCTCCCGGCGGCGTCCCCTCGCTCTCGGAGCTGCTGCTCGGGCTGATCGTCGCGCGCTCCCGGGCGCTGTTCGGTCCGGCCTATGCGCCGCGCCGGATCCATTTCGCGCACGCGCCCCTGGCCGCGGCGAGCATGTATGAAGAGGTCCTCGGCGTCCCGGTGCGTTTCGGAGGCCGCTTTGACGAGATCGTCTTCGATCGCGCCATCGCTGAAGCGCCGATCGCCAGCCAGGATCCGCGGCTCATGAGCATCCTTGTCGTGCAGGCGGAGGAGGCGCTCTCTCTCCTCGACGTCCGCGAGCGCATCACGCATGACACCGAGTTCGTCTCTGCCTTCCGGCACGCCCTGGCGCTGGCGCTCGACGCGGGTGACCCCGGCCTGGCGCGCATCGGCGAGCGCTTCGGGATGAGCGCGCGGACGCTGCAGCGCCGCCTGGCCGCGGCGCACGTCAGCCACCGCGAGCTCTTGCAGGAGCTGCGGCTGGAGCGGGCGCGGCGGGCGCTGGGCGCCGCCCAGCCCAAGGTCGTGTCTCACGAGCTCGGCTATTCGAGCCCGAGCGCCTTCCACCGCGCGTTCAAGCGGTGGACGGGGCTGACCCCCGGCGCCGTGGCCGAGGGCGCCGCCTCGCCGCCGGTGGGACGTGGCGGCACGTCCATGTGCGACACAGGCGAGCATCGCCGCGGCCCACCGTCCAATCACACGCCTTCACGTGAAGGAACGCCTTGTCAGAATGGCGAATCGCAGCCCGCTCCACGAGAGCGCATGGCGCGCGAGGACGAGACCGTGATGGCCTCGCGGCGCGGCGCGGCGCGTAGGTAAGAGAAGCCGGTTCGCTGCGCGATGGGTGGCGGGACGCTGGTCACTAGCCGGCACAAGAGCGAGAGGCCGCGAGCGTCCCGACGGCAAAGGCGCGCTTGCGCGACTGCCGCCCCAAGCCGTCCTGTTGCATCGCGACGCGCTTCTCTGCGATCGGGGGCTACAGGACGTAGCGCAACAGCGCCTCCCTCGCAGCGGCATGGCGCGCAACGGCGCGTGCTCTCCTGGCTCGATGGGGAGTGGCTCGGGTTCCCAGAGATCAGCCTGACGAACATGTGAGCTGGGCTGTCGGTCCCGGTGCCCTGGAGCGCGGCGCACGCGCTCAGCCTCGGTGGAGCTCGACGCGGCGCCACCACGGGCGAGGTACTTGGCCGCGCCTCGTGTGTCCGGCAGGCCAGCGGTGCCGGACTCCACCCGGCGGCGCGTGGGAGGACGCCGGCCGGCGTGCAGCGGGGCGTGAGGGGATGCCGGCTGGCGTGCCTTGGAGAGGAACACCACCGAGCGGCCGTCGCGCGACGGCTCGGTGAGGAGGAACGGGAAGGGCTGTACCGCCGCCGTGCCGAGCGGTGTGCGGCCGGGGGGCGCCGTGCTCGCGAGGGCGGTCGCGGCGGCGCCAGTCGAGGGCGCGCTCTCCGAGACCGGGGCCGAGCTGCGGGCCGGGCGCGTGCGCCGCGGTGCCGGTCTGTGCGGGCGAGTCCCGCAGGGAGCTGCCGGAGCACGCACTCGCGCCGCAGGCGAGCGGGACGAGCAGGGCAGGGGAGCACGGATCGGGGGGATCGGGGACGATGCGTCCTTCGTTCGCGCTCGCGTCATCTCCTTGTCCGCGTGGCTGCTCGGGGCGGCGGCCGAGCCTAGCGCGGGCATCGGTCGCACGCTCGCGGTTGGTCCGGAAATGGCAGAGAGGACGCCACGAGGGGTGAGGTGCGCCGATGGTGGATCGCGATCCGCGATTGTGGGCCTCCGGCTGGACCGTGGGGCAGGAACACCTGGATCCCGAGCCGCGAGAACCGAACAAGCGAGGGGGCAGCCTCCGAAGCGCCCGATGTCCGGGCCCAATGTCAGGGAGCTGTGACGCTCCATGCCGGGCCTGGATGCCGAGCCGCTCAGCTCAGATGGTATGCGCTCAGCGGAGCGAGCGCCCGCGCGGCAGCGGTGCCGGACGAGCTCTGACAGATACGACGGGCTCTTGCGGTGATTCGAACGTCTAGCTCCGTTCCAGGTCCTCGCGGTGGCCTCGCCCGGAACGTTGCGGGAAGAGAGTCTTACCTAGCTCCTGTTTACAATATACCAGGTCGACGCCGATGTCGGACACAAAAACAGGACTGGGGGGAGCACATGAAACCCGCGGTAATGGTCTCGAATTTGCTGAATCAAGAAGGGCTCGTCGCGTTGATGGGGGGCGAGGTCGTTGCGCTGCGCGTCCCGAATTTCTATCCGGAGGATATCTGTATCCAGGTTGCTGCCCGGATGCGAAGATCTGATATGTATGGGAACTATGTGAACGCACCTGAGATCGCCCGCGTCGGTCAAGCGTTCTTTGAGTCTGTTGCGTCAGCGCGGCTTCGGAGGATTTACTACGCAAGGGCCGTCGAATGGATTCGTGAGATGCGGCTGTTCTGCGAGCCGTACCTCAGCCCGATCGATAAGCTTCGCCTCGTTCTCGACGAGATCTGGCCAAGTGGCTCGAGGCTTGGAACCCTGCAAGGAAAGAAGATGTTCGTCGGGTTGGCTCGCTTCTTCGGCGCAGGCGTGGGCGCCGAGCCGCATCAGGACGTCCTCGCCTGGGACGCGCCGGGAGTTGAAGAGGCTGAAAGTGTCGAGGGGCAATTGGCGGCGAATATCTACCTCATGATGCCTCAGGGCGGTGGTGACTTGCTGATCTGGCCGATGACGCTGTCCCGTGAGGAGTACGAGCGTGCGGGAATCTCGGGAAGCTACGGGGTTCATGGATCGATGTTGGCACACGATCCCGTCCGCATCTCTCCCAGGACGGGAGAGCTTATCCTGTTCAACTCGAACCTCGTCCATGCGGTCGAAAAAGCGCGCCAGGGCGAGCGCGTTACCTGGTCCTGCTTCGTGGCGAGCCAGGGGGTCGA
Protein-coding regions in this window:
- a CDS encoding 2OG-Fe(II)-dependent halogenase WelO5 family protein — protein: MKPAVMVSNLLNQEGLVALMGGEVVALRVPNFYPEDICIQVAARMRRSDMYGNYVNAPEIARVGQAFFESVASARLRRIYYARAVEWIREMRLFCEPYLSPIDKLRLVLDEIWPSGSRLGTLQGKKMFVGLARFFGAGVGAEPHQDVLAWDAPGVEEAESVEGQLAANIYLMMPQGGGDLLIWPMTLSREEYERAGISGSYGVHGSMLAHDPVRISPRTGELILFNSNLVHAVEKARQGERVTWSCFVASQGVDHTLMMWS
- a CDS encoding AraC family transcriptional regulator, producing MTAAARDGLEAEEVRRAMALPGGLLEKRGARVSIAMVRRVWSALTDHRAAGPLLSLRAARQLPLGSLDILDYLTVASTTGAEAFAHLTRYLPLLADAGRVWTESDGKSFRFRHDAPGGVPSLSELLLGLIVARSRALFGPAYAPRRIHFAHAPLAAASMYEEVLGVPVRFGGRFDEIVFDRAIAEAPIASQDPRLMSILVVQAEEALSLLDVRERITHDTEFVSAFRHALALALDAGDPGLARIGERFGMSARTLQRRLAAAHVSHRELLQELRLERARRALGAAQPKVVSHELGYSSPSAFHRAFKRWTGLTPGAVAEGAASPPVGRGGTSMCDTGEHRRGPPSNHTPSREGTPCQNGESQPAPRERMAREDETVMASRRGAARR
- a CDS encoding S1 family peptidase codes for the protein MISRLVALACAALGGLGGCSDILPGDPVEEQSFAIKDGRPATPDALFGAVAVLDSEGVQECSGVLISPSCVVTAAHCVVLQDEVTGELLAELGPANLRVAAGALDVTDAPPEQTFRIRKVVRHQGFPAPGTIGARELARAEDIALLLLETPVQTMPPVPLVPPEALDDLLDEGVQVVIAGYGARGEPGEPSGALYVGETPFQQRNATEFSAGAPGSPDSCPGDSGGPACLMIAGEPHLLGISVRALGSPAGAECGDGGIYTLAPAYSRWIAENADGEAPVTSGGEAPAAGLGGDPPGGCAVGRAERSRDQRGVGANGALMAGAIAMLVRRSRARR